A single genomic interval of Psychroserpens sp. NJDZ02 harbors:
- a CDS encoding DUF5686 and carboxypeptidase regulatory-like domain-containing protein: MKYSLLALFTLVSTFTFAQITGTVTSNQNEPLPVVNIFIEHTYTGTTTNNDGNYLLDISKTGDYTITFQYLGYKTLKKTVTINKLPFVLDAVLSEEDINLDEVVINSDENPANIIIRQTIAKRKDNLNKLKSFKADFYSRGLLKMVDVPEKVMGQEVGDLDGALDSTRTGIVYLSETISKLEYQSPKPIKETIIASKVSGDSNGFSFNNATDVEFNFYQNTFELGSEIVSPISDFAFNYYRYKLVGTFYDDLGNLINKIQLLPKRKNDKAFGGFIYIVEDQWSLFGTDVTLTGQQAQIPAVDLFNIKQTFTYYKDDQLWVKTTQLFDFKFGIFGFNGDGRFTAAYSDYQFNPNFDKKNFTREVLSFEDNANKKDSIYWETKRPVPLTNLEANDYVRRDSIQLIRESKPYLDSIDGVNNRFKIGDILSGYSYNNSYKKTYFSISSPISKLAYNTVQGWNGTLTADYRKYFEDDSPESFKLSSSINYGASDDRLRATGTISYHFDKKNRANLSLSGGSKVEQFNPDLSSLPFLNTFYSLTAEKNYLKIYDRNFAQLNYSQELLNGLHLYSNLSYNDRKPLFNTTDQAWYPQDNRDYTSNNPIDPTANGVASFDAHNIMKLNVNTRINFGQNYMSYPFGKYNLPNSKIPTLYLGYEKGFGSNNSNYNFDQFKGLIHQSLNLGNKGDLTYLAKGGIFSNADNIAFIDYHHFSGNQTNLVIDGNYINAFKILPYYALSTNKAYAEIHAEHNFKGYILNKIPLLNKLNFNLVAGFNAAATKENKPYTEYSLGLSNLGWGKMRFLRVDYVRAYQGSGLVNDTFMFGFSF, encoded by the coding sequence ATGAAATATTCTTTACTGGCACTATTTACTTTAGTAAGCACCTTTACATTCGCTCAAATAACAGGTACTGTAACCTCCAACCAAAACGAACCACTTCCTGTAGTCAATATTTTTATTGAACACACCTATACTGGGACCACAACAAATAATGATGGTAATTATTTATTAGACATTTCTAAAACAGGAGACTACACGATTACGTTTCAATATTTAGGTTATAAAACGTTAAAAAAGACAGTTACTATCAACAAATTACCATTTGTATTAGACGCTGTGCTTTCAGAAGAAGATATTAATTTAGATGAGGTCGTTATCAATTCGGATGAAAATCCAGCCAATATCATAATCAGACAAACTATTGCCAAGCGTAAAGACAACCTTAATAAGCTCAAGTCTTTTAAAGCCGACTTTTACTCTAGAGGTTTATTAAAAATGGTGGATGTCCCAGAAAAAGTTATGGGCCAAGAAGTTGGCGATTTAGACGGTGCATTAGACAGTACCAGAACAGGTATTGTGTACTTATCAGAAACCATATCTAAATTAGAATACCAATCTCCAAAACCAATAAAAGAAACCATTATAGCGTCTAAAGTTAGTGGCGACAGTAATGGCTTTAGTTTTAATAATGCGACTGATGTCGAATTTAACTTTTACCAAAATACGTTTGAATTAGGGAGCGAGATTGTCTCTCCAATTTCTGATTTTGCATTCAATTATTATAGATATAAGCTAGTCGGTACCTTTTATGATGACTTAGGAAACCTTATTAATAAAATTCAATTACTACCAAAACGTAAAAACGACAAAGCCTTTGGAGGTTTTATTTATATTGTAGAAGACCAATGGAGTCTATTTGGTACAGATGTTACATTAACAGGACAACAAGCCCAAATACCAGCGGTCGATTTATTTAATATCAAACAGACATTTACCTATTATAAAGATGATCAATTATGGGTTAAAACAACACAACTATTCGATTTTAAATTCGGTATTTTCGGATTTAATGGCGATGGGCGTTTTACCGCTGCTTATAGCGATTATCAGTTTAACCCAAATTTTGATAAAAAGAATTTTACCCGAGAAGTCTTATCATTTGAAGATAACGCCAACAAAAAAGACTCCATTTACTGGGAGACCAAAAGACCCGTCCCATTAACCAATTTAGAAGCTAACGATTATGTTAGACGGGACAGCATACAACTAATCAGAGAGTCTAAACCGTATTTAGATTCTATTGACGGTGTCAATAATAGATTTAAAATTGGTGATATTTTAAGCGGTTACAGTTATAACAACTCATATAAAAAAACCTATTTCAGCATCTCCTCTCCTATCAGCAAATTAGCCTATAATACGGTTCAAGGTTGGAACGGTACTTTAACTGCTGATTACAGAAAGTACTTTGAAGACGATAGCCCCGAGTCTTTTAAACTGTCGTCCAGTATAAATTATGGCGCGTCCGATGACCGCTTAAGAGCGACAGGAACTATCAGTTATCATTTTGACAAAAAAAACAGAGCAAACCTATCCTTGTCTGGAGGTAGTAAGGTGGAACAGTTTAATCCTGATCTATCTAGTTTACCATTCCTAAACACATTCTACTCGCTTACCGCAGAAAAAAATTATTTAAAAATTTACGATCGTAATTTTGCCCAGTTAAACTACAGCCAAGAGCTACTAAATGGATTACATCTGTATTCTAATTTAAGTTATAATGACAGAAAACCGTTATTTAACACCACAGACCAAGCTTGGTATCCACAAGATAACAGAGACTACACTAGTAATAATCCCATAGATCCAACAGCTAATGGCGTAGCGTCTTTTGATGCACACAACATCATGAAACTTAATGTTAACACGCGTATTAACTTTGGTCAGAATTATATGAGTTATCCTTTTGGAAAATACAACCTTCCAAATAGTAAAATTCCAACACTTTATTTAGGTTACGAAAAAGGCTTTGGAAGCAATAACTCCAACTATAATTTTGATCAATTCAAAGGCTTAATTCATCAAAGTTTAAATCTTGGTAACAAAGGGGATTTGACCTATTTGGCCAAAGGAGGTATTTTTAGCAATGCCGATAATATAGCCTTTATAGACTACCACCATTTTAGCGGTAATCAAACCAATTTGGTTATAGATGGTAATTATATTAATGCCTTTAAAATCTTACCCTATTATGCTTTAAGTACTAATAAGGCTTACGCCGAAATCCATGCCGAACACAACTTTAAAGGGTACATTTTAAACAAAATTCCGTTATTAAATAAGCTTAACTTTAACCTCGTTGCAGGATTTAATGCAGCAGCCACAAAAGAAAACAAACCATACACCGAATATTCACTTGGATTGAGCAATCTAGGTTGGGGTAAAATGCGTTTTTTACGTGTCGATTATGTCCGTGCTTACCAAGGTAGCGGTTTGGTAAACGATACGTTTATGTTTGGATTTAGTTTTTAA
- the mqo gene encoding malate dehydrogenase (quinone), whose protein sequence is MNIEKEYDLICVGGGIMSATLALISKILKPDLKVLIVERLDAVAQESSAAWNNAGTGHSALCELNYCPEEEGQVVIKKAIKICQQFEESKQFWSYLVEEGLLEDPDGFIAAVPHHSWVLGQENSDYLEQRFETMKKHFMFDTIQFTKDKSKMKEWFPLIMHDREDNEVMAASRIDRGTEVNYGALTKALFNILETKFDTPVYCNMEVKDIDPSPDIDWTVAVKNLKTKAEFNLESKHVFIGAGGGSLLLLQKVEIEEKEGYGGFPISGEWLVCKNEDLIKQHNAKVYSKAGLGDPPMSTPHLDTRFINGKRELLFGPFAGFSPKFLKEGSNFDLFKSVKFDNISPLLGAFWHNLPLTRYLIEQVTSSHEDRMTELRKFVKDANSDDWEILVAGQRVQIIKKDEFEGGVLQFGTEVVSSKNGSVTCLLGASPGASTATSVMLEVLEKAFPEVLHSEEGKKIMHKMIPFFNAEVTEDLFKAQLEKSKKALKL, encoded by the coding sequence ATGAATATTGAAAAAGAATACGATTTAATTTGTGTTGGCGGTGGAATAATGAGTGCAACATTAGCACTAATCTCTAAGATATTAAAACCCGATTTAAAAGTTTTAATTGTCGAACGTTTAGATGCTGTCGCTCAAGAGAGTTCTGCTGCTTGGAATAATGCAGGTACAGGCCATTCTGCTTTGTGTGAACTAAATTATTGTCCTGAAGAAGAAGGGCAGGTTGTAATAAAGAAAGCAATAAAAATTTGCCAACAGTTTGAAGAGTCTAAGCAGTTTTGGAGCTATTTAGTGGAAGAAGGTTTGTTGGAAGATCCAGATGGTTTTATTGCTGCTGTACCACACCATAGTTGGGTGTTGGGGCAAGAGAATTCTGATTATTTAGAACAACGCTTTGAGACCATGAAAAAACATTTCATGTTTGATACCATTCAGTTTACAAAAGATAAAAGTAAAATGAAAGAGTGGTTTCCTTTAATAATGCATGATAGGGAAGACAATGAGGTTATGGCGGCTTCTAGAATTGATAGAGGGACAGAGGTTAATTACGGGGCGTTGACTAAGGCTTTATTTAATATTTTAGAAACTAAATTTGACACACCTGTTTATTGTAATATGGAGGTTAAGGATATTGATCCTAGTCCAGATATTGATTGGACTGTAGCGGTTAAAAACTTGAAAACTAAAGCCGAATTTAATTTAGAGTCTAAACACGTTTTTATTGGAGCCGGTGGCGGAAGCTTATTATTACTTCAAAAAGTAGAAATTGAAGAAAAAGAAGGCTACGGTGGTTTTCCGATAAGCGGAGAGTGGTTAGTTTGTAAAAATGAAGATCTTATAAAGCAACACAATGCTAAAGTATACAGTAAGGCCGGGTTGGGAGATCCACCAATGTCTACGCCGCATTTAGACACACGCTTTATTAATGGTAAACGCGAATTATTATTTGGTCCTTTTGCAGGTTTTAGTCCTAAGTTTTTAAAAGAGGGTTCTAATTTTGATTTGTTTAAGTCTGTTAAATTTGATAATATTTCGCCTTTATTAGGTGCTTTTTGGCATAATCTACCTTTAACTAGATATTTGATCGAGCAAGTGACCTCATCTCATGAAGATCGTATGACGGAGTTACGGAAGTTTGTAAAAGATGCAAATAGTGACGATTGGGAAATTTTAGTAGCAGGGCAACGTGTTCAAATTATTAAAAAAGACGAGTTTGAAGGTGGCGTTTTACAATTTGGGACAGAAGTAGTCAGTAGTAAAAATGGAAGTGTTACTTGTTTGTTAGGTGCTTCTCCTGGAGCTTCTACAGCAACATCTGTTATGTTAGAAGTATTAGAGAAAGCATTTCCTGAGGTATTACATTCTGAAGAAGGGAAAAAAATAATGCATAAAATGATTCCTTTTTTTAATGCTGAGGTTACTGAAGACTTGTTTAAAGCACAATTAGAAAAAAGCAAGAAGGCTTTAAAATTATAA
- a CDS encoding SixA phosphatase family protein, translating into MKKLVLLILVLLFTFSVKAQDDTKTATTTYYFIRHAEKDKSDATNHNPELIRKGKRRARQWKRYFKHKPIDAIYTTNYKRTFSTAFPTATNKRLPVILYSPRDPDYEAFKKETKGQSVLIVGHSNTTPRFVNAIINQEKYKDIDETINSKLFIVTITNGQITDQVIDLK; encoded by the coding sequence ATGAAAAAACTAGTACTCCTTATTTTAGTCCTGCTGTTTACTTTTTCGGTAAAAGCACAAGACGATACAAAAACAGCAACGACAACGTATTATTTTATTAGACATGCCGAAAAAGATAAAAGCGATGCCACTAACCATAATCCAGAATTAATCAGAAAAGGCAAACGTCGTGCGAGACAATGGAAGCGTTATTTTAAACACAAACCAATAGATGCTATTTACACCACTAATTACAAACGCACCTTTAGCACCGCCTTTCCAACAGCTACTAATAAAAGATTACCTGTTATTTTATACTCGCCTAGAGATCCAGATTATGAAGCCTTTAAAAAAGAAACTAAAGGCCAATCAGTGTTAATTGTTGGACACAGCAATACCACACCTCGTTTTGTAAATGCGATAATAAATCAAGAGAAATACAAGGATATTGACGAAACCATCAATAGCAAACTGTTTATTGTAACCATTACCAATGGACAAATTACAGATCAAGTTATAGACCTAAAATAA
- a CDS encoding HEAT repeat domain-containing protein produces MNTLQNYTTDKIFTRLLTNKSNKNYWSYVSELRKRKTEAVFKKCVALTHSISLKDRILGVDILSQFGYPRLHKKEIINILFKLLETEVDRKMVSSIFYGISHNNEKLTKKQIHLICKFKNHKSVYVRHALVAALSTVEDEKAYDVLIMLSTDKDSNIRDWATFGLGSQNDTDTEKIRAALWKRISDKDDDTRFEAISGLAQRKDKRIKNILLKELENIDAHVSLVLESIEALEDQSFIPILEQKIKENRTLKEVNEDELLAALNALKVAN; encoded by the coding sequence TTGAATACATTACAAAATTATACAACAGACAAGATTTTTACTAGGCTTTTGACAAATAAATCTAATAAAAATTATTGGAGTTATGTTAGTGAATTGAGGAAGCGCAAAACGGAAGCTGTTTTTAAGAAGTGTGTAGCGCTAACACATTCTATTAGTTTAAAAGACCGAATTTTAGGTGTAGACATTTTGTCTCAATTTGGTTACCCAAGATTACATAAAAAAGAAATTATCAATATTCTTTTTAAACTTTTGGAAACGGAGGTTGATAGAAAAATGGTGTCATCAATTTTTTATGGGATTAGTCATAACAATGAGAAATTGACTAAAAAACAAATACATTTAATTTGTAAATTTAAGAATCATAAAAGTGTGTATGTTAGACATGCTTTAGTTGCTGCGTTAAGCACTGTAGAGGATGAAAAAGCATATGATGTTCTGATAATGTTGTCAACTGATAAGGACTCTAATATTAGGGATTGGGCTACTTTTGGGTTAGGTAGTCAAAATGATACTGATACAGAAAAAATTAGAGCAGCATTGTGGAAAAGAATTTCTGATAAAGATGACGACACTAGATTTGAAGCTATTTCTGGTTTAGCCCAAAGGAAGGATAAACGCATTAAAAATATATTACTAAAAGAACTTGAAAATATTGACGCACATGTTTCGTTAGTATTAGAATCAATTGAAGCCTTAGAGGATCAAAGTTTTATTCCAATTTTAGAACAAAAAATAAAAGAGAATCGAACATTAAAGGAGGTAAATGAAGATGAGCTTCTTGCCGCTTTGAATGCGTTAAAAGTGGCTAATTAA
- a CDS encoding GNAT family N-acetyltransferase, translating into MLNVTPITLADHEVLLQLMQRIYPPAYQQLWKNKDCNWYIHSQYSLNNLTQELNVKTAAYYFIKYDNKTIGILRLVHDKAEASTKLHRLYLDQEYQGLGLGKQLMQVSENHAKAQQSTVIWLEAMDTQVQALHFYKKAGFKIIDSYPLHFELIREQFKGMHKMTKQL; encoded by the coding sequence ATGCTAAACGTAACCCCTATTACCTTAGCTGATCATGAGGTATTATTACAACTAATGCAACGTATTTATCCGCCAGCGTACCAACAGCTTTGGAAAAATAAGGATTGCAATTGGTATATACATTCTCAGTACAGTTTAAATAACTTAACTCAGGAATTAAACGTTAAAACTGCCGCTTATTATTTTATTAAATACGACAATAAAACCATCGGTATTTTAAGATTAGTGCATGATAAAGCAGAGGCGTCCACAAAACTTCACCGTTTATATTTAGATCAAGAGTATCAAGGACTAGGCTTAGGTAAGCAATTAATGCAAGTATCAGAAAACCATGCAAAAGCACAACAATCGACTGTTATTTGGTTGGAAGCTATGGACACACAGGTACAAGCTTTACATTTTTACAAAAAAGCAGGTTTTAAAATTATAGACTCCTACCCCTTACATTTTGAATTAATTAGGGAGCAATTTAAGGGTATGCACAAAATGACTAAACAATTATAA
- the deoC gene encoding deoxyribose-phosphate aldolase, which produces MNLNKYIDHTLLKATATKAAIITLCKEAMDNTFFSVCVNSCHVSLAKAELKNSKVNVCSVIGFPLGAMSTMAKVEETKQALKEGADEVDMVLNIGFLKSGDFDAVYQDIKAVKQIMPNNILKVILETCYLEDHEITKASELAIKAGADFIKTSTGFGTGGATVHAVTLMKNAIGNGNTKIKASGGIRDTTTAMQYIALGVERIGTSNGIAIVTGNASAENKY; this is translated from the coding sequence ATGAATTTAAATAAATATATTGATCACACCCTATTAAAAGCAACAGCCACCAAAGCAGCTATTATTACCCTTTGTAAAGAAGCGATGGATAATACCTTCTTTTCCGTTTGTGTAAATAGTTGTCATGTTAGTTTGGCTAAAGCCGAATTAAAAAATAGCAAGGTTAACGTGTGCAGTGTTATTGGTTTTCCTTTAGGAGCCATGAGTACTATGGCCAAAGTTGAAGAAACAAAACAAGCTTTAAAAGAGGGCGCTGATGAGGTTGATATGGTCCTAAATATAGGCTTTCTTAAAAGTGGTGATTTTGACGCCGTTTATCAAGACATAAAGGCGGTAAAACAAATCATGCCTAACAACATCTTAAAAGTAATTTTAGAAACCTGTTATTTAGAAGACCACGAAATTACTAAAGCCAGTGAACTTGCCATTAAAGCTGGTGCTGACTTTATTAAAACATCTACAGGATTTGGTACAGGAGGTGCAACCGTACATGCAGTAACCTTAATGAAAAATGCTATTGGTAATGGCAACACCAAAATAAAAGCGTCAGGCGGTATTAGAGACACAACTACAGCAATGCAATACATTGCTTTGGGTGTAGAACGTATTGGAACTTCTAACGGAATTGCAATCGTTACTGGCAATGCTTCCGCAGAAAACAAATACTAA
- a CDS encoding PEP/pyruvate-binding domain-containing protein — MITSYIKKHLVVLFIVTSTLVTSQTKFKRVLTSASDFNALKTTPNTNKYGNIDALKVVFDIEEKQLYFINSKTYKYHYRFCKGYLEIPQTLKEFNNSNYKAQHKDKRFLLGNINHYLANDTYNLELSPIDDMLIGDIKTFYDAIKEATYFENFNFFLNTSRLEKLRSVLGIPAISASDLYGDQTYQAVSAQKSYGCLKFVDVDSLKQNNITKHDIIVINQPILELPITAGVITTILQTPLSHISVLGKNRQIPIAAYTKAMQSDILKSFDNQYVSFEVTLDTFYIKPISKEQFERKTKKKKKETLFLETNISVKHLIDVDDLNQNSINTVGGKAANFGVLYDLAKKEQFKIPESAFAIPFHFYDTHIKASGADVLIKQMIYDFKINQDTKALTKQLKAIQKKIKKAPLSPDLIAKVEAKIKSLGDYTRMRFRSSTNAEDIVGFSGAGLYDSKTGIVGSEKKSIEKAIKKVWSSLWYERAFLERDYFNIDQNSIAMGILVHRSFPNEKANGVAITKNLYRKNYLGNVINVQLGEASVVQPEDGVTCDQVICYSGSSSKLYNDKRIVEIISHSNLNNGDLVMTEAELINLSEQLEKIKKHYYYNVYKSKQKYLAFGLDIEFKLDSDDRDLYIKQVRYFND, encoded by the coding sequence TTGATTACATCTTATATTAAAAAACATCTGGTCGTTCTTTTTATAGTAACCTCAACACTTGTTACATCTCAGACAAAGTTTAAACGTGTTTTGACCTCTGCTTCCGATTTCAACGCTTTAAAAACAACACCAAACACAAATAAATATGGTAACATTGATGCGTTAAAAGTGGTTTTTGATATCGAAGAAAAACAACTATATTTTATTAATAGCAAAACCTACAAATACCATTACCGTTTTTGTAAAGGCTATTTAGAGATACCACAAACCCTTAAAGAGTTCAATAATTCTAATTATAAAGCACAACATAAAGACAAGCGTTTTTTACTCGGAAACATTAACCATTATTTAGCCAATGACACTTACAACCTAGAGCTTTCGCCTATTGATGATATGTTGATTGGAGACATTAAAACGTTTTACGACGCTATTAAAGAAGCTACATATTTCGAAAATTTTAATTTCTTTTTAAACACGTCTAGATTAGAAAAATTAAGATCAGTTTTAGGTATTCCAGCAATATCGGCTTCAGATTTGTATGGAGACCAAACCTATCAAGCAGTTAGTGCTCAAAAAAGCTATGGCTGCTTAAAATTTGTTGATGTTGATTCTTTAAAACAAAACAACATTACCAAGCATGATATTATAGTGATCAACCAACCCATATTAGAATTACCGATTACCGCTGGTGTAATCACTACTATTCTGCAAACCCCTTTAAGCCATATTTCAGTTTTAGGAAAAAACAGACAAATTCCTATAGCAGCATATACCAAAGCCATGCAATCTGATATTTTAAAAAGTTTCGACAATCAATATGTCTCTTTTGAAGTTACTTTGGACACCTTTTATATCAAACCAATCTCTAAAGAGCAGTTTGAAAGAAAAACAAAAAAGAAGAAAAAAGAAACGTTGTTTTTAGAGACAAACATTAGTGTTAAACACTTAATTGATGTCGACGATTTAAACCAAAATTCCATAAATACTGTTGGTGGAAAAGCCGCCAACTTTGGCGTATTGTATGATTTAGCTAAAAAAGAACAATTTAAAATTCCGGAATCTGCCTTTGCTATTCCCTTTCATTTTTACGACACACATATCAAAGCTTCTGGTGCTGATGTTTTAATTAAACAAATGATTTACGATTTTAAAATCAATCAAGATACCAAAGCCTTAACCAAACAACTAAAAGCCATTCAGAAAAAAATAAAAAAAGCGCCTCTTAGCCCTGATTTAATAGCCAAAGTAGAAGCAAAAATTAAAAGCTTAGGAGACTACACACGTATGCGTTTTAGAAGTTCGACTAATGCTGAAGATATTGTTGGGTTTTCTGGTGCCGGTTTATACGACTCTAAAACAGGAATTGTAGGAAGCGAAAAAAAATCTATTGAAAAAGCGATCAAAAAAGTATGGTCAAGCTTATGGTACGAACGTGCTTTTTTGGAACGTGATTACTTTAATATTGACCAAAATAGTATTGCCATGGGGATTTTAGTCCATCGCTCCTTCCCTAACGAAAAAGCTAATGGTGTAGCCATTACTAAAAACTTATATCGAAAAAACTATTTAGGAAACGTAATAAACGTACAACTTGGTGAAGCCAGCGTCGTCCAACCTGAAGACGGTGTGACTTGCGATCAGGTTATTTGTTACTCCGGATCGTCTTCCAAATTATATAACGATAAGCGTATTGTAGAGATCATTTCTCATTCTAACCTTAATAATGGTGACTTAGTAATGACAGAAGCAGAACTTATTAACCTGTCTGAACAGTTGGAAAAAATAAAGAAACATTACTACTATAACGTTTATAAATCTAAGCAGAAATACCTAGCATTTGGTTTAGATATCGAGTTTAAATTAGACAGTGATGACAGAGATTTGTATATCAAACAAGTACGCTATTTTAACGATTAA
- the smpB gene encoding SsrA-binding protein SmpB has translation MQKKINILNKKAKFQYEILDKYTAGIVLSGTEIKSIRNSQASIAESFCEFNDKGELFVINMNIQEYAYGNYYNHRPKAERKLLLNKRELKKLLKEVNTSGLTIIPLRLFLNEKGLAKLDVALAKGKKLYDKRETMKDRDNKRDLDRIKKSFN, from the coding sequence ATGCAAAAAAAGATAAACATACTTAATAAGAAGGCTAAATTTCAATACGAAATTTTAGATAAATACACTGCTGGAATCGTTTTATCCGGAACAGAGATTAAATCTATTAGAAATAGTCAAGCTTCTATTGCAGAATCCTTTTGTGAGTTTAATGACAAAGGCGAGTTATTTGTCATTAACATGAACATACAAGAGTATGCTTATGGTAATTACTATAACCACAGGCCAAAAGCAGAACGTAAGTTATTATTAAACAAAAGAGAGCTTAAAAAGCTATTAAAAGAGGTCAACACCTCTGGTTTAACCATTATTCCATTACGTTTATTTTTAAACGAAAAAGGATTAGCAAAGTTAGATGTTGCCTTAGCAAAAGGTAAAAAACTTTACGATAAGCGCGAAACCATGAAGGACAGAGATAACAAGCGTGATTTAGATCGTATTAAAAAATCTTTCAATTAA
- a CDS encoding HNH endonuclease signature motif containing protein — protein sequence MERIVSNFMKYGISQNLAEKLFKNNLTITTVKNTSQKNLIEKYSITKIEAKNIKSAISRKPIEKEIANSLLLNNNYTCCCCLGQKGKTFIIHHITEYENTQDNSYENLAVLCPVCHDLAHGKRSLTLSINKEQILESKRTWEAKCKVDRLDYRTEPLHEFWEAEFSNSNEKFTLNYSIDVSLREEDGITKGWFNIEYLNRGNLCLQGEFEHPTTDADVDVELYFWGLRWNMRATKKEKVTIVMNYMFGDEIHWFSESEIAGIIPYELILKMAE from the coding sequence ATGGAGAGAATTGTATCAAACTTTATGAAGTATGGAATAAGTCAAAATTTGGCGGAAAAGCTTTTTAAAAATAATCTGACCATTACTACAGTAAAAAATACATCACAGAAAAACCTTATCGAAAAGTATTCTATCACAAAGATTGAAGCAAAGAATATAAAGTCCGCAATTTCAAGAAAACCAATTGAAAAAGAAATTGCTAATAGTTTATTACTCAACAATAATTATACTTGTTGCTGTTGTCTTGGTCAAAAAGGCAAGACATTTATTATTCATCACATAACCGAATACGAAAACACCCAAGACAATTCATATGAGAATTTAGCTGTTCTTTGTCCTGTATGCCACGATTTAGCACATGGAAAACGTTCTTTGACATTATCAATTAATAAAGAACAAATATTAGAATCGAAAAGAACTTGGGAAGCGAAATGTAAGGTTGATAGACTTGACTATCGAACAGAACCACTTCACGAATTCTGGGAAGCTGAATTTTCTAATTCTAATGAAAAATTCACACTCAATTATTCAATCGATGTAAGTCTAAGAGAAGAAGATGGAATTACAAAAGGTTGGTTTAATATCGAATACTTGAATCGTGGAAATTTATGTTTACAAGGAGAATTTGAACATCCAACAACAGATGCAGATGTAGATGTTGAACTTTATTTTTGGGGTTTGAGATGGAATATGAGAGCAACTAAAAAAGAAAAGGTTACAATTGTAATGAATTATATGTTTGGGGATGAAATTCATTGGTTTTCGGAATCGGAAATTGCTGGAATTATTCCATACGAATTAATATTAAAGATGGCGGAATAA
- the deoD gene encoding purine-nucleoside phosphorylase, with protein MSIHIGAQKGDVAETILLPGDPLRAKWIAETFFENPVCFNEIRGMLGYTGTYHGKRVSVMGTGMGVPSISIYAHELITQFGVKNLIRVGSAGSYQEHIKIRDVVLAMAASSNSGVNKLKFGGSDYAPTASFDLFQKAVETAKTKNIPIKAGNVFTSDEFYTDDFESYKKWSKFGVLCVEMETAGLYTVAAKHNVNALTICTISDSLVTGEKTTSKERETTFKEMIDIALELA; from the coding sequence ATGAGCATACATATTGGCGCCCAAAAAGGCGATGTTGCAGAGACTATATTATTACCAGGAGATCCTTTGCGAGCTAAATGGATTGCCGAAACTTTTTTTGAAAACCCTGTTTGTTTTAACGAGATTAGAGGTATGCTTGGTTACACAGGCACCTATCATGGTAAACGTGTCTCTGTAATGGGCACAGGAATGGGCGTGCCTAGTATTTCAATTTATGCCCATGAATTAATCACACAATTTGGTGTTAAAAACTTGATACGTGTGGGCAGCGCAGGCTCATATCAAGAACATATTAAAATTAGAGACGTGGTTTTAGCGATGGCGGCGTCTTCCAATTCTGGTGTTAACAAACTTAAATTTGGAGGTTCAGATTATGCCCCGACTGCAAGTTTTGACTTATTTCAAAAAGCAGTAGAAACAGCAAAAACCAAAAATATTCCAATAAAAGCCGGAAATGTATTTACGTCTGACGAGTTTTATACTGATGATTTCGAATCCTATAAAAAATGGAGTAAATTTGGTGTCCTTTGTGTAGAAATGGAAACCGCAGGCTTATACACGGTTGCTGCAAAGCATAATGTTAACGCCTTAACGATATGCACTATTTCTGACTCGTTAGTTACTGGAGAAAAAACGACTAGTAAAGAACGAGAGACCACTTTTAAAGAAATGATCGACATTGCTTTAGAATTAGCTTAA